Proteins encoded within one genomic window of Synechococcus sp. PCC 7335:
- a CDS encoding WD40 repeat domain-containing protein, whose product MDSDTPKETADLQADPTTNLKFQPQSQRSKQSQKLNLWKCRISALGVAVILAAGGLISCGASSDRTSTNASTDPSLGDERTEELPSSEAQEPSTTNSTDSTAASSQLSSASSVPSLTLVRTLSELSQVWSVATYVREDGHLMVAGGNAEGDIKIWDGPVNKLERVLIGHTDTVRTVAVTESGKRLISGSGDGIKIWEPRSGELLYSLPTPAGSPVWTVAISPDERTFISGDYNGTITVWDMESGEALYRQSVDMPVWSIAIAPDGKSFVSANDDGTIIQWDRASGNVIKEFVGHRSTARAVAITPDGNTLASGSWDTTIKLWDLNSGDLKATLNEHSSRVVTLAISPDGKTLASGSVDRTLKTWDLSTQQLAKTLDISSNWVLTVAFDPVEQTLISGGKDQDVKIWQ is encoded by the coding sequence ATGGACTCAGATACGCCAAAAGAGACTGCTGATTTGCAGGCTGATCCAACAACCAACCTAAAATTTCAGCCACAGTCCCAAAGATCGAAGCAATCCCAAAAATTGAACCTATGGAAGTGTAGGATTTCGGCGCTAGGTGTTGCTGTGATTCTAGCCGCAGGCGGCCTTATCAGCTGCGGGGCCAGTAGTGATCGCACATCCACCAATGCTTCGACTGACCCGTCTCTAGGCGACGAGCGCACTGAAGAACTACCGTCATCCGAGGCACAAGAACCGTCGACCACGAACTCGACTGACTCAACTGCTGCGTCATCTCAGCTATCGTCCGCCTCTTCTGTTCCTTCACTGACGCTGGTACGAACTCTTAGTGAGCTCAGTCAGGTATGGTCGGTGGCCACTTATGTACGTGAAGACGGGCACCTAATGGTGGCTGGTGGGAACGCTGAAGGGGATATCAAGATTTGGGATGGGCCGGTCAACAAGCTAGAGCGTGTGCTGATTGGGCATACCGACACCGTTAGAACAGTAGCCGTTACCGAATCGGGAAAAAGGTTAATCAGCGGTAGTGGCGATGGCATTAAAATTTGGGAGCCTCGCTCCGGTGAACTGCTATATAGTTTGCCGACGCCAGCGGGGTCACCTGTCTGGACAGTGGCTATTAGCCCTGACGAGCGCACGTTTATTAGCGGTGACTACAATGGGACGATTACCGTTTGGGATATGGAGAGTGGTGAAGCGCTCTATCGTCAGTCTGTAGATATGCCAGTTTGGTCCATTGCGATCGCCCCTGATGGAAAATCTTTTGTCAGTGCCAACGATGACGGCACTATCATCCAGTGGGACCGAGCATCTGGGAACGTTATCAAAGAATTTGTTGGTCACCGCAGCACTGCTCGCGCCGTCGCTATCACACCCGATGGCAACACCCTAGCTAGCGGTAGTTGGGATACCACCATCAAACTATGGGATCTCAACAGCGGTGATCTAAAAGCAACTTTAAATGAGCATAGTAGTCGTGTTGTTACTCTTGCTATTAGCCCAGACGGGAAAACGCTTGCCAGTGGTAGCGTTGATCGCACGCTCAAGACCTGGGATCTTTCTACCCAACAGCTCGCTAAAACGCTAGATATCAGCTCCAACTGGGTATTGACTGTAGCGTTTGATCCTGTAGAACAAACCCTAATCAGCGGTGGCAAAGATCAAGACGTCAAAATCTGGCAGTGA
- a CDS encoding DUF2993 domain-containing protein: MSSQDANVGEQAISKLAEEGIKSQLDQVESLDVDIRTDPIKVAQGEVDEATIKGRGMVIQNDLRTEEMTLRTGAVDIDMIKAAFGNIALEHPTDATARVVLKAEDIQNAFNADYVQQKLRGQKVELPSGEKITTDASNVSFTIPETGRVAVAADVMIFEKAETHHIAFSAIPKLVAGGYGVTLEDVSYEETDNDMPALTQGLIDTTESLLDLKCFELEGMELQFDQLTVKEDSLLIEAGATISSFD; this comes from the coding sequence ATGAGTTCACAAGATGCGAATGTTGGCGAACAAGCGATCAGTAAGCTCGCTGAAGAAGGAATCAAATCACAATTAGATCAAGTCGAATCACTAGACGTAGATATTCGTACCGATCCTATCAAAGTCGCTCAAGGTGAGGTTGACGAAGCCACCATCAAGGGGCGCGGCATGGTGATTCAAAACGATTTGCGTACAGAAGAGATGACTTTGCGCACGGGTGCAGTTGATATCGATATGATCAAAGCTGCGTTTGGCAATATTGCACTAGAGCATCCAACCGATGCAACGGCAAGAGTTGTCTTAAAAGCAGAAGACATCCAGAATGCGTTCAATGCAGACTACGTCCAGCAAAAGCTCAGAGGTCAAAAAGTAGAATTACCCTCCGGTGAGAAAATCACGACTGACGCTAGCAATGTTAGTTTCACCATTCCAGAAACGGGCCGGGTTGCTGTTGCTGCGGATGTGATGATTTTTGAAAAGGCAGAGACTCATCATATTGCCTTCTCAGCTATACCCAAGCTAGTAGCAGGCGGATATGGTGTGACACTAGAAGATGTCAGTTATGAAGAGACTGATAATGACATGCCAGCTCTGACTCAAGGTTTGATTGATACAACAGAATCTCTGCTGGATCTTAAGTGCTTTGAGTTAGAAGGTATGGAGCTACAGTTCGATCAGCTAACAGTGAAAGAAGATTCGCTGCTAATCGAAGCCGGCGCAACGATTAGCTCTTTTGACTAG